Proteins from a genomic interval of Lolium perenne isolate Kyuss_39 chromosome 1, Kyuss_2.0, whole genome shotgun sequence:
- the LOC127327449 gene encoding phytochrome-associated serine/threonine-protein phosphatase: MDLDLWIVKVKEGQHLAEHELQSLCEYVKEILIEESNVQPVNSPVTVCGDIHGQFHDLMKLFATGGHVPETNYIFMGDFVDRGFNSLEVFTILLLLKARYPGHITLLRGNHESRQLTQVYGFYDECQRKYGNANAWRYCTDVFDYLTLSAIINGSVLCVHGGLSPDVRTIDQMRIIDRNCEIPHEGPFCDLMWSDPEEIETWGVSPRGAGWLFGSRVTTEFNHVNNLELVCRAHQLVQEGLKYMFQDKGLVTVWSAPNYCYRCGNVASILSFGENMEREVKFFTETDENNQMRGPRTSVPYFL, encoded by the exons ATGGATTTGGATCTGTGGATCGTCAAGGTCAAGGAGGGGCAGCACCTCGCCGAGCACGAGCTCCAGTCCCTCTGCGAATAC GTGAAGGAGATCCTCATCGAGGAGTCCAACGTGCAGCCGGTCAACAGCCCCGTGACGGTGTGCGGGGACATCCACGGCCAGTTCCACGACCTGATGAAGCTCTTCGCCACGGGAGGCCATGTCCCCGAGACCAACTACATATTTATG GGTGACTTTGTCGATCGCGGGTTCAACAGCCTTGAGGTCTTCACCATTCTTTTGCTCCTAAAAGCCAG GTATCCTGGCCACATAACCCTTCTGCGAGGGAACCATGAAAGCAGACAGTTGACGCAG GTGTATGGTTTTTATGATGAGTGTCAGAGGAAGTATGGGAATGCGAACGCATGGCGGTATTGCACTGACGTTTTTGATTACCTTACTCTTTCGGCAATCATTAATGGCTCG GTCCTCTGTGTTCATGGTGGCCTTTCACCTGATGTACGAACGATTGATCAG ATGCGGATAATTGATCGAAATTGCGAAATTCCTCATGAAGGACCTTTCTGTGATCTAATGTGGAGTGATCCAGAAGAGATAGAGACATGGGGTGTTAGTCCCCGTGGAGCAGGTTGGCTTTTTGGATCACGGGTGACAACAGAG TTCAACCATGTTAACAATCTTGAGTTAGTTTGTCGGGCTCATCAACTAGTCCAGGAAGGCCTAAAATACATGTTCCAAGACAAGGGTCTTGTAACT GTGTGGTCTGCACCTAATTATTGTTACAGATGTGGCAACGTTGCTTCTATACTGAGCTTTGGTGAAAACATG GAAAGAGAGGTCAAGTTCTTCACAGAGACCGACGAGAACAACCAAATGCGAGGGCCTAGGACCTCAGTCCCATATTTTCTTTGA
- the LOC127339318 gene encoding uncharacterized protein encodes MEKAKIMEQRYGGNDSVSVGDGMSIFGGQSIDVRRRSKLRRRATHKNVSYDVVDVARVSLDWMHPRPVTPEKEMAKKLERQVDVKAARPRRPELQGTRGSGRRANGLVVDVEGAPGDGATPRQSSGGASYADVMQELDRVRRELRELQREVKAAREGGTPLVPVSASPSSTTTSSGSVVAGNVKERDAGEAHEVPAAVEVAGAGRETEEATRRTARAMVPRQGATRGRASVSSEVEAWLTAGSSESESDEGHEYSSSLGSVAVARRHGHEVHDGWPPLQAAEAELDMARAELESFKEESQSLQFTAPMLRARAEMERIAEEMGRLEGQEKKAGAQVRQLDAVLGDAKSRLAAVTAADEMAGEILSDLKAALRRVDEETEAAEKERALTELENGCAVADAESVAAEIAAAEKRIRAAVRELEAARAGEAAATGKLREVVESERWARASTVSQRSGNVTIPRFEYEYLAGRAEVVRAVADKKVAAAEAWVEARRAGEKEMIMRAEAIERELGEDDGVAVAQAVNDDEEQQRPREGLQRAPSTRPVRATGSSAVTSRRKTMAAVLSTSSSPMHRNPRAPPSIRVENKKMRVLIPNYLKLISGKFTGRK; translated from the exons ATGGAGAAAGCAAAAATAATGGAGCAACGCTATGGAGGCAATGATTCAGTGTCGGTTGGAGACGGCATGAGCATCTTCGGCGGCCAGAGCATCGACGTGAGGCGGCGAAGCAAGCTCAGGAGACGAGCTACACACAAG AATGTTTCATATGACGTCGTGGATGTGGCAAGAGTCAGCTTGGACTGGATGCACCCACGTCCGGTCACGCCGGAGAAGGAGATGGCCAAGAAGCTGGAGCGGCAGGTCGACGTCAAGGCGGCGAGGCCTCGCAGGCCGGAGCTCCAGGGAACGCGCGGCAGCGGCAGAAGGGCGAACGGCCTCGTTGTCGACGTCGAGGGGGCGCCCGGCGACGGCGCTACGCCACGGCAGAGCAGCGGTGGCGCGAGCTACGCCGACGTGATGCAGGAGCTGGACCGCGTCAGGAGGGAGCTCCGAGAGCTGCAGCGCGAGGTGAAGGCCGCGAGGGAGGGAGGCACGCCGTTGGTGCCGGTGTCGGCGTCGCCATCGTCCACCACGACGAGCTCCGGTTCGGTCGTCGCTGGCAACGTGAAGGAACGTGACGCCGGCGAAGCGCACGAGGTGCCTGCCGCGGTTGAGgtcgccggagccggcagggAGACGGAGGAGGCCACGAGGCGGACGGCGCGCGCCATGGTGCCCCGGCAAGGCGCGACCAGGGGCCGCGCGAGCGTGTCGAGCGAAGTCGAAGCGTGGCTCACCGCGGGGAGCTCCGAGTCGGAGTCGGACGAAGGGCACGAATACTCCTCTTCCTTGGGGTCGGTAGCCGTGGCCAGGAGACATGGACATGAGGTGCACGACGGTTGGCCGCCGCTGCAGGCGGCGGAGGCCGAGCTGGACATGGCGCGGGCAGAGCTGGAGTCGTTCAAGGAGGAGAGCCAGAGCCTCCAGTTCACGGCGCCCATGCTGCGCGCGCGCGCGGAGATGGAGCGCATCGCCGAGGAGATGGGCCGGCTGGAGGGGCAGGAGAAGAAGGCCGGCGCGCAGGTGCGGCAGCTGGACGCCGTGCTGGGCGACGCCAAGTCCCGGCTGGCGGCCGTGACGGCGGCCGACGAGATGGCCGGCGAGATCCTGTCGGACCTGAAGGCGGCGTTGCGGCGGGTGGACGAGGAGAcggaggcggcggagaaggagaGGGCGCTGACGGAGCTGGAGAACGGGTGCGCCGTAGCCGACGCGGAGAGCGTGGCCGCGGAGATCGCCGCGGCGGAGAAGAGGATCAGGGCGGCGGTCAGGGAGCTCGAAGCGGCGAGAGCGGGCGAGGCCGCCGCGACGGGGAAGCTGAGGGAAGTCGTGGAGAGCGAGAGGTGGGCGCGGGCGTCCACGGTGTCGCAGAGGTCCGGGAACGTGACGATCCCGAGGTTCGAGTACGAGTACCTGGCCGGCCGTGCCGAGGTGGTCCGAGCGGTGGCCGACAagaaggtggcggcggcggaggcgtggGTGGAGGCGCGGCGGGCCGGCGAGAAGGAGATGATAATGCGGGCCGAGGCGATCGAGAGGGagctcggagaagacgatggtgtTGCCGTAGCTCAGGCTGTGAACGACGACGAGGAGCAGCAGAGGCCGCGCGAAGGGCTGCAGCGCGCCCCGTCGACGAGACCCGTGAGGGCAACCGGCTCGTCGGCGGTGACatcaaggaggaagacgatggcggCGGTGCTATCCACTTCGTCGTCACCAATGCATCGGAATCCACGAGCGCCGCCGTCGATCCGCGTCGAGAACAAGAAGATGAGGGTACTGATACCAAACTACCTGAAGCTCATCAGCGGGAAATTTACAGGTCGGAAATGA
- the LOC127327448 gene encoding probable E3 ubiquitin-protein ligase HIP1 isoform X2 translates to MREHISSSFMDSPPRFHMPFHDADLLHSGRHRHITGFSHSHARTEEEIMMFRTRLLLGRMGMYDQYQDWRLDVDNMNYEELLALEERIGYVSTGLREDEIVRGLRMVKHSAFDRKHCSTDADRSCSICQEEYEASDEIGRLNCGHGYHVHCIKQWLSRKNACPICKMAVSKP, encoded by the exons ATGCGGGAGCACATCTCCTCGTCGTTCATGGACTCGCCGCCACGCTTCCACATGCCGTTCCATGACGCCGACCTCCTGCATTCAGGCCGCCACCGCCACATCACTGGATTCAGCCACTCCCACGCCAGGACCGAAGAAGAG ATAATGATGTTCCGAACGAGACTATTGTTGGGAAGAATGGGCATGTATGATCAATACCAGGATTGGCGCCTTGACGTTGATAACATGAATTATGAG GAGCTACTCGCCCTTGAGGAAAGGATTGGATATGTGAGCACAGGGCTACGTGAAGATGAGATCGTTCGCGGCCTTAGGATGGTCAAGCACTCCGCGTTCGACCGCAAGCATTGTTCGACAGATGCAGATAGGAGCTGCAGCATTTGTCAA GAAGAGTATGAAGCTAGCGACGAAATAGGGAGGCTGAACTGTGGGCACGGCTACCACGTGCACTGCATCAAGCAGTGGCTCTCTCGGAAGAACGCTTGCCCAATTTGCAAGATGGCCGTCTCAAAACCATGA
- the LOC127327448 gene encoding uncharacterized protein isoform X1 has translation MARDGAAERRRVALRVLLARGEGSSSSPPPRPEEARSKQGLASALRGLGCTSAAASLAHAPVAASTVEAVRSSAEEAEWRGSRRTRRKERRNARAAVGGGGAGPAAGGGVAGDVWCTCTPGIPFAAEASSVDCVVARHHQPAGAGRRGEGERRHRERAADHRARRVTMREHISSSFMDSPPRFHMPFHDADLLHSGRHRHITGFSHSHARTEEEIMMFRTRLLLGRMGMYDQYQDWRLDVDNMNYEELLALEERIGYVSTGLREDEIVRGLRMVKHSAFDRKHCSTDADRSCSICQEEYEASDEIGRLNCGHGYHVHCIKQWLSRKNACPICKMAVSKP, from the exons ATGgcccgcgacggcgcggcggagcggcggcgggtggcgctGCGGGTCCTCCTCGCGCGCGGCGAGGGGTCTTCCTCCTCCCCGCCGCCGCGGCCGGAGGAAGCGCGGAGCAAGCAGGGGCTCGCGTCGGCCTTGCGCGGGCTCGGGTGCACGTCGGCCGCCGCGTCGCTGGCCCACGCGCCGGTCGCTGCCTCGACGGTGGAGGCCGTCCGCTCTTCGGCCGAGGAGGCCGAGTGGCGGGGGAGCCGGCGGACGAGGAGGAAGGAGAGGAGGAACGCGAGGGCCGCGGTAGGTGGCGGCGGCGCCGGCCCTGCGGCGGGCGGAGGGGTTGCCGGGGACGTGTGGTGCACGTGCACGCCGGGGATACCCTTCGCCGCCGAGGCGTCGTCGGTGGACTGCGTCGTGGCGCgacaccaccagccggcgggcgcgGGGCGCCGCGGGGAGGGGGAGAGGCGACACAGGGAG AGGGCTGCCGATCACCGGGCTCGCAGGGTGACCATGCGGGAGCACATCTCCTCGTCGTTCATGGACTCGCCGCCACGCTTCCACATGCCGTTCCATGACGCCGACCTCCTGCATTCAGGCCGCCACCGCCACATCACTGGATTCAGCCACTCCCACGCCAGGACCGAAGAAGAG ATAATGATGTTCCGAACGAGACTATTGTTGGGAAGAATGGGCATGTATGATCAATACCAGGATTGGCGCCTTGACGTTGATAACATGAATTATGAG GAGCTACTCGCCCTTGAGGAAAGGATTGGATATGTGAGCACAGGGCTACGTGAAGATGAGATCGTTCGCGGCCTTAGGATGGTCAAGCACTCCGCGTTCGACCGCAAGCATTGTTCGACAGATGCAGATAGGAGCTGCAGCATTTGTCAA GAAGAGTATGAAGCTAGCGACGAAATAGGGAGGCTGAACTGTGGGCACGGCTACCACGTGCACTGCATCAAGCAGTGGCTCTCTCGGAAGAACGCTTGCCCAATTTGCAAGATGGCCGTCTCAAAACCATGA